TCCCAGAGCAAGCTGGCTGAACGCGGCACGGCGGCTCTATCCCCGCTGTGCGCCAGGTTTGTAGCAGGCCCGGTTGGTAGgcagataaaataaataaataaagaacatTAGCACACCAACAATGAGCAAGCACCGGGCCGGGACGCACACAGGCACACGCGGATACACAATGTCGGCAATCCGTGCCTCCGTGACCCTCTTCCTGACCGGAGTGCGAGAAGGAAGTAGCgggtggggaggggagagGAAATCTAAGGTTTGTTGTTGGCGCACACGCCTGACGACGCGATAAAGGTACACAGTTGCCCAATTTTTCATaccaaaaatgcaaaaaccaaTGGGAGAAAGTAAGAAAACGCACCCCACACTAacgcaagcacacacacacccacacacgcaaacacccAGCCAACCATGGATCCTGGGGGGTGGGCTGCCGCTCCCTTTGGGTTGGGAAATTTGTGGAAAATCGATATGCTCGGAGAGTGGCGCGTACGGCATATTTTCGTTTGgggttgtgtttctttttcctcttacGCTAGCGTTTTGCTTATTTTGCTCACTGCCCGGTTGGGCACGCCCGGTTCAAGTAGTACACATTGGGCgactacaaacacacacacatatacatgCCAGCGCACATTGGAGTTATACCATCGTAAGGAGTAGTGTACCGGTATACCGGCATAGATTTACTcggaattttcttttgaagaGTAGTAACTCAGGCTCTTGCTAATCGGTAGAGattggtgtttttctttgctaaAAGTATGCAGTTCGTCCTTTTTGAAAGCGGGGGGATGATGAATCTATGGAACTAGCAAGATACCtccgcacatacacacgcacacacatatagCCACAGGACACGTCGGACAATCTACTTACGGAGCTCCAAGCAAAGAACCTAAATACAGGATATTCCTAGCTGGAATGATGTCCTTTGTATCGAAACACCAGCAAATAGTAGTTGATAGAGATCGTAGTCCACCCttggctttctttttttgcactcGTTGCCGAACCGTAAACGCCGGACGTTTTCCCAGCGTGCCTTTTGCGGCGAACAATTTGGTTGATTGCAGTTGGCGGTGGCGGAGGCGGTTTCCCGGTAAGTTCCTACAAATTCCGACGCACACGGCGGTGCTTGCTTGGAAAATATTCAACACAcaagcacgcacacacactcacactgaGGGTATTACTGAGCCGGGATGGAGCTGGCCCGCAGTGCGAGCGTTCCGAGCCAGTATCCGTGGACGATCACCGTTCCGggattcgttttttcttttcctttttggggggggggatttCACTCGCTGAAATACAAACTGGCAGGCGAAGGTACCCGCGCGCGTCGTGTTACGTGTCGTTGCGGGGGCcccggggagaaaaaaaaacaaaagcaaacagcGACGTTCGCCTTTTGCCAAGACACGGGGTGTGAAACTCGCGTGCCACTAGCGATATATCCTTCGCGGTTCGACGGAAGCCGGCGTTCTGGCGTAGGCACCCTAGCAAAAGCTCCAACCGTGCGGTTGCTACAGTCGGTGTTCTACACCTGCACCAGGACACGGCACCCTTACCACTACGATTCGTACCAGCCCTGACACTGGTGGCCAGGCCGTGTCGATACCAACACAGACGCCCGACGCCCGCGTGCGCACACGTCACCAGCAAGGAATCGCTTAGCCTCGCTCCTCTGCTGCCTTCGCTCCGACGGGCTTGTCTGCGAATTTCGATGGTAGTTCCGACTGCGGCCGGGTTTATTATTGCTTCCGGTTTTTGGGGCGATGAGTCTGGGCAGGTGGGCAAACCTAACTTCCTCAAAGCCGGTGAAGCACCACCAAAGGATCGGAAAATCCGGAACTCACCGAAATATGAAACATACtacacacaaaacaatcgTTTGCCGGGAAATGATTATTTAGCTGTGTGCAAGCTACAGAATCGTGTGTGGCTCCACTTCTGTATAGGTCCGTATAGGTCCTGAGTAAACCTATCGAGCTCTTCCTCGAGCTAGAACGGAAGAGACTTTTCCAAACTCCCAAACCTTTGGGACGTCGGCTATGGTGGATCCTCTGGAGGTTGGCGATCACAGGATCAATAGGAACTAGCAGGAACTGCAACCTCTCCGAAACTAGCCTTACTACGCCCAACTCAAAACTTACACTTCCGGTTTGGTGTCCGTCGATATCCGGCACACGTGGTGATGCACGTCCCCCGTGGCTCCAAGGTATTTCCGGACCGGTGCCCAGCAGTACAGAGCGAGGGCTGTTAGGATTGTCGTCGGTTGGCCGTGGTCCGTCTGACGTCGTCCTTCGCCTAGGCTACTCCGCGCGAGAAGAAACACACACGCTGCAGGTGATCTCAGCACCGCCAGCGAAGCGAACGAAACCAAAATGCAAACCACCGTCACCGGGACCGGGAACACATGCGCACACGAGCACAACACATCCATACAACccgggggtggggtggggtggtggggtggggggtgggggatgTCGCGCGTACAACGGTATTGGTAGCTGGCGCGAGATGCTGTGGTGTCCTGCGGCTCCCAAAGTTAGTCCCAACCCaaacatcacacacacacacacccaccaaCGAGGGGGCGCTTTGTGGGGATGTCTGTTGGTCTCTGGGTGGTTCGGCGAAACTTTCGGAAGACCTCTGTCGAGCGTCCACGCATACAGCGAGCCCCACACCACCCTGTGTGTTTATGCCTAAAAACAATTGAACTTAAAGCACAACACGGGCCGGCCGACCGAGGTTTTTCGCGGTCAAATTGTCAATTATCAAACTTCTACTAACGTGACGTCGACCCGATCCCCGTACGGGGGTCTACAGCCAGCTTTCCGGGGGATTGTTGTAGGTTCTAGAATGAAAAAGTACACCCGCGGCTCCGACTCCACTTTATACCAGAAATCTGGTCATATATAGCCATCAGGTCTTCGGACCTTAAATGAGCCTGTTGGACGGTCCACATCTTCAG
This region of Anopheles coustani chromosome X, idAnoCousDA_361_x.2, whole genome shotgun sequence genomic DNA includes:
- the LOC131269085 gene encoding uncharacterized protein LOC131269085, which gives rise to MCTRISKRDCFWFVFQRVKSPPPKRKRKNESRNGDRPRILARNARTAGQLHPGSVIPSVNLPGNRLRHRQLQSTKLFAAKGTLGKRPAFTVRQRVQKKKAKGGLRSLSTTICWCFDTKDIIPARNILYLGSLLGAPPEISESKLHSSGAGGQLRECEGLCSV